The Lysinibacter cavernae genome has a window encoding:
- the tsaB gene encoding tRNA (adenosine(37)-N6)-threonylcarbamoyltransferase complex dimerization subunit type 1 TsaB, which produces MLLAIDTSLGTSVGVVSADGRPCDAVSTDPLRHAEVIGTLIAEALAQANAVPADITEVICGVGPGPFTGLRVGIAAAHAFAAGRAIPVRSFVSHDAIALEEYDTASAEDVVVVTDARRREVYWSRYSPVPSPDEGLQWRRISGPTVSKADDLPAGIRVIDGNSTGLRASSLIELAERMRAADIEPESGEALYLRSPDVTPSNGLKRVTN; this is translated from the coding sequence GTGCTGCTTGCTATTGATACGTCCCTCGGAACCAGTGTCGGCGTTGTATCGGCAGATGGGAGGCCCTGTGATGCGGTCTCAACCGATCCTCTCCGTCACGCCGAGGTGATTGGTACGCTCATTGCCGAGGCCCTCGCACAGGCGAATGCCGTGCCAGCGGATATCACCGAGGTCATTTGCGGAGTTGGCCCCGGCCCGTTTACCGGGCTTCGTGTTGGTATCGCGGCGGCTCACGCCTTTGCCGCCGGTCGTGCCATACCTGTCCGCTCGTTTGTCAGCCACGATGCGATTGCGCTCGAGGAATACGATACGGCGTCCGCAGAAGACGTTGTTGTCGTGACGGATGCCAGGCGCCGCGAGGTCTACTGGTCGCGCTACTCTCCTGTCCCCTCGCCGGACGAGGGACTGCAATGGAGGCGCATCTCCGGTCCAACGGTGAGCAAAGCGGATGACCTGCCAGCGGGCATCCGAGTGATCGACGGGAATAGCACCGGGCTGCGCGCGTCGTCCCTCATCGAATTGGCTGAGCGGATGCGAGCGGCTGATATCGAACCCGAATCTGGCGAAGCCTTATATTTGCGGTCGCCAGATGTCACCCCGTCCAACGGCCTAAAGCGGGTGACCAATTGA
- a CDS encoding ABC transporter permease, with translation MSGAEQSRASGLLRSRLRTNDLIALSFHGSRAHPLRAILSSLGIAIGIAAMVAVIGIATSSEALVREKLAALGTNVLTVSAGNTMFGEDATLPPEAVERVRRIDGVQAASSTALMDKIHVYRNAFVDQGATAGLGVRAADVDLLEATGSSVKRGAWLNESTAKLPTVVLGSAAAERLGISEIGSAVWLGDRSFIVVGILNPSFLAPELDSSALIGINAATTLFGFDGSPTTLYEKSDEDAVTKVRNVLPATVNPQAPTEVEVSRPSDALAAQNTVDQAFTGLLVGVGSIALLVGGIGVANTMVISVLERRREIGLRRSLGATRSHIRLQFLSEAVLLSAYGGLAGSLLGLGITAVVANGNGWPVAIPPAVLAAGVIVTMLVGAVAGVLPAIRASRTSPTAALSA, from the coding sequence GTGAGCGGAGCGGAACAATCTCGCGCGTCTGGTCTGTTGCGCTCGCGGCTCAGAACGAACGACCTGATCGCCCTGAGCTTTCACGGGTCACGGGCGCACCCGCTGCGGGCGATTCTTTCGTCGCTTGGTATCGCTATCGGGATCGCGGCGATGGTCGCCGTAATCGGCATCGCCACATCCAGTGAGGCGCTCGTGCGAGAAAAGCTTGCCGCCCTTGGTACCAATGTGCTCACCGTCAGCGCCGGAAATACTATGTTCGGCGAAGACGCAACGCTTCCTCCAGAAGCGGTCGAGCGCGTCAGGCGCATAGACGGAGTGCAAGCGGCAAGCTCAACCGCCCTTATGGATAAAATTCACGTGTATCGCAACGCCTTTGTTGATCAAGGAGCCACCGCAGGCCTTGGCGTTCGCGCGGCGGACGTTGACCTGCTCGAAGCGACCGGCAGCAGCGTCAAACGCGGGGCATGGCTCAACGAGTCGACGGCAAAACTGCCAACAGTTGTGCTCGGCTCGGCCGCGGCAGAACGGTTAGGTATCAGCGAGATCGGCAGTGCTGTCTGGCTTGGCGATCGCTCGTTTATTGTCGTCGGGATCCTCAACCCATCATTTCTTGCACCAGAGCTGGATAGCTCAGCACTGATTGGTATCAACGCCGCGACGACTCTGTTCGGCTTCGACGGCTCTCCCACCACGCTGTACGAAAAGTCTGACGAGGATGCCGTCACGAAGGTTCGTAACGTGCTTCCGGCAACGGTAAACCCGCAAGCCCCAACAGAGGTTGAGGTCAGTCGACCTTCCGACGCCCTTGCCGCACAAAACACGGTTGACCAAGCGTTTACCGGTCTGCTTGTTGGGGTCGGATCGATCGCGCTACTTGTTGGCGGCATCGGCGTCGCGAACACCATGGTGATATCAGTCCTTGAGCGGCGTCGGGAGATTGGCCTTCGCCGCTCCCTCGGCGCGACCAGGAGCCATATCCGGCTGCAATTTCTCAGTGAGGCCGTATTGCTCTCGGCCTATGGAGGTCTTGCCGGTTCACTGCTTGGGCTAGGGATTACCGCGGTTGTGGCAAACGGCAACGGGTGGCCCGTCGCCATCCCGCCGGCCGTTTTGGCCGCAGGCGTGATTGTCACCATGTTGGTTGGGGCGGTGGCAGGAGTGCTTCCGGCCATCCGTGCCTCGCGAACTTCTCCGACGGCCGCGCTGAGCGCCTAG